A genomic stretch from Anopheles nili chromosome X, idAnoNiliSN_F5_01, whole genome shotgun sequence includes:
- the LOC128728899 gene encoding mitochondrial coenzyme A diphosphatase NUDT8, with translation MIKKVSELLHPSLLTNATKHQEVISRFQKLPKIRLSKESATKEAAILIPLLMVDDKINLIYTIRSSKLRNHRGQVSFPGGMKDEKDSSYEECAVREFEEEIGISKKSVTVWGCGNTIIPAFGPSITPVVGSITDYSFNQLKPSSDEVAKVFAVPIETFASGEHRRHTQFRGNYTTPVFLNGVETVWGITAVITHLFLTALLPGSYSSRLPFVKKYEMNNSKR, from the exons ATGATCAAAAAGGTATCGGAATTGCTGCATCCGTCGTTACTGACCAATGCCACCAAGCACCAGGAAGTAATTTCACGATTTCAAAAGCTTCCCAAAATACGATTGAGCAAGGAGTCAGCTACCAAAGAAGCTGCCATATTGATACCACTCCTCATGGtagatgataaaataaacctAATTTACACCATTCGATCTAGCAAACTGCGGAATCATCGCGGACAAGTTTCTTTCCCTG GTGGGATGAAAGACGAAAAAGATAGTAGCTATGAGGAATGTGCCGTACGTGAGTTTGAGGAAGAAATAGGCATATCGAAGAAATCGGTAACCGTTTGGGGATGCGGCAACACCATCATACCGGCCTTTGGACCATCGATAACGCCGGTCGTGGGAAGCATTACAGATTATTCTTTCAATCAGCTAAAGCCAAGCTCTGATGAGGTAGCCAAGGTGTTCGCAGTGCCtattgaaacatttgccaGCGGTGAACACCGAAGACACACGCAATTTCGTGGCAATTATACTACTCCGGTATTCCTTAATGGGGTCGAAACAGTGTGGGGAATTACAGCCGTTAttactcatttgtttctcACGGCGCTATTGCCTGGTTCGTACAGCAGTCGTTTACCATTTgtgaaaaaatatgaaatgaaTAATAGCAAACGGTGA
- the LOC128729302 gene encoding chloride intracellular channel exc-4 isoform X1 — MSDEGQDNGASRNGGSVPEIELIIKASTIDGRRKGACLFCQEYFMDLYLLAELKTISLKVTTVCMQKPPPDFRTNFEATHPPILIDNGLAILENEKIERHIMKSVPGGYNLFVQDKEVATLIENLYSKLKLMLVKKDENKNNALLVHLKKINDHLAARGTRFLTGDTMCCFDCELMPRLQHIRVAGKYFVDFDIPKHLTALWRYMYHMYQLDAFTQSCPADQDIINHYKLQQAKGDIKMLKMKKHEELETPTFTTSIPVDLNEQ; from the exons GCATCGACCATCGACGGCAGACGGAAGGGAGCGTGCCTGTTTTGCCAGGAGTACTTCATGGATCTCTATCTGTTGGCGGAGCTGAAGACGATCAGCTTGAAG GTGACGACAGTGTGCATGCAAAAACCTCCGCCAGATTTTCGCACCAACTTCGAGGCCACACATCCACCGATTCTCATAGATAATGGGCTCGCCATACTGGAGAACGAGAAGATCGAACGGCACATCATGAAATCGGTGCCCGGTGGGTACAATCTATTCGTACAG GACAAAGAGGTGGCCACGTTGATTGAAAATCTGTACTCGAAGCTGAAGCTGATGCTggtgaaaaaggacgagaacaAGAACAACGCGCTGCTGGTGCATTTGAAAAAGATCAACGATCATCTGGCGGCTAGAGGCACGCGTTTCCTAACCGGCGATACGATGTGTTGCTTCGATTGCGAGCTAATGCCACGCCTGCAGCACATCAGAGTGGCCGGGAAATATTTCGTCGACTTCGATATACCA AAACACTTAACGGCGTTGTGGCGGTACATGTATCACATGTACCAATTAGATGCCTTCACACAATCCTGTCCTGCCGACCAGGATATCATCAACCACTACAAACTGCAGCAG GCAAAAGGTGACATTAAG atgttgaaaatgaaaaagcacGAGGAGCTGGAGACGCCAACATTCACCACATCGATCCCGGTAGACTTGAATGAGCAGTAA
- the LOC128729302 gene encoding chloride intracellular channel exc-4 isoform X2, whose amino-acid sequence MSDEGQDNGASRNGGSVPEIELIIKASTIDGRRKGACLFCQEYFMDLYLLAELKTISLKVTTVCMQKPPPDFRTNFEATHPPILIDNGLAILENEKIERHIMKSVPGGYNLFVQDKEVATLIENLYSKLKLMLVKKDENKNNALLVHLKKINDHLAARGTRFLTGDTMCCFDCELMPRLQHIRVAGKYFVDFDIPKHLTALWRYMYHMYQLDAFTQSCPADQDIINHYKLQQMLKMKKHEELETPTFTTSIPVDLNEQ is encoded by the exons GCATCGACCATCGACGGCAGACGGAAGGGAGCGTGCCTGTTTTGCCAGGAGTACTTCATGGATCTCTATCTGTTGGCGGAGCTGAAGACGATCAGCTTGAAG GTGACGACAGTGTGCATGCAAAAACCTCCGCCAGATTTTCGCACCAACTTCGAGGCCACACATCCACCGATTCTCATAGATAATGGGCTCGCCATACTGGAGAACGAGAAGATCGAACGGCACATCATGAAATCGGTGCCCGGTGGGTACAATCTATTCGTACAG GACAAAGAGGTGGCCACGTTGATTGAAAATCTGTACTCGAAGCTGAAGCTGATGCTggtgaaaaaggacgagaacaAGAACAACGCGCTGCTGGTGCATTTGAAAAAGATCAACGATCATCTGGCGGCTAGAGGCACGCGTTTCCTAACCGGCGATACGATGTGTTGCTTCGATTGCGAGCTAATGCCACGCCTGCAGCACATCAGAGTGGCCGGGAAATATTTCGTCGACTTCGATATACCA AAACACTTAACGGCGTTGTGGCGGTACATGTATCACATGTACCAATTAGATGCCTTCACACAATCCTGTCCTGCCGACCAGGATATCATCAACCACTACAAACTGCAGCAG atgttgaaaatgaaaaagcacGAGGAGCTGGAGACGCCAACATTCACCACATCGATCCCGGTAGACTTGAATGAGCAGTAA